From Xyrauchen texanus isolate HMW12.3.18 chromosome 12, RBS_HiC_50CHRs, whole genome shotgun sequence, one genomic window encodes:
- the pik3r6b gene encoding phosphoinositide 3-kinase regulatory subunit 6 isoform X2 has product MEETFGGVSSIVESSLYHNVHTILRELDCEPQAGSACNKGMLRWTLHNRVERNPSICGPLLNVLIKELEKAERIDSKIRIIPLLHTLAYTVLQSVFIPDNLYHRIYVCLKNLVMLPMPYCAIALNYARQMKMEQTTPGMLYQRRITAEHNLRNELYPFYEKVFVFMDPAVFPLSLLSTLKADVESTDHSGDTLIYKRRVILHTMLAGLGKQCHIGQLTQALEHLGEDLEQQFQDIVTITEQIIEEGSSDYNQYKRRLEEIYQDILPAVSNDLLCPSSHAEAQLPNPEVSFNIWTKEDDIWNELVNFALMVPSDRNSTHLDEDDLKRISVMSTISTDSGIEGDIPISEFSSLMMEAQGGPEEQSCSQSSYRRPCVRWPKSSNRMMLMMEAIKGSGGYNIPKEERNLTARVVVMGDDRTLGRLAKTFQTIRKREARHLLLTKRLNMELYYIPVTDQPSSAVQEGLPVTEDMLTLAGYLGRVDPWYDCNINGLGAMILKLAQMSSQSESSDPNSFLLDIISYYTRVSKHPVYLPVYSVKICFSGISTNTVEEVFVSQLAMDFPDVKSFRSTFKDTIKGSVRYKRNNEQEFYGPTVSVNYRKASISDREKERRMSLTTCGMLISVMPSCTAKSLHSVNISFQDINPSRHSTPSFRAVSVNIRVLEKRTFSVCLDKDPRRNFKNVQSIEVSPCLDPGYCHQATTKSKYSLGEGDDPSSKYLNKTLTLPINTFCGIEQ; this is encoded by the exons TTGGTGGTGTCTCCTCGATTGTGGAGTCTAGTCTATATCACAATGTCCACACCATCCTCAGAGAACTGGACTGTGAACCTCAGGCTGGGTCAGCCTGCAATAAAG GGATGTTGAGATGGACACTTCATAACAGGGTGGAGAGAAATCCATCTATCTGTGGCCCTCTGCTGAATGTCCTGATAAAAGAGCTTGAGAAG GCAGAGAGAATTGATTCCAAGATCCGCATTATTCCTTTGCTTCACACACTTGCCTACACAGTCTTACAG TCTGTTTTTATTCCAGACAACCTCTATCACAGGATATATGTGTGCCTAAAAAATTTAGTTATGTTGCCTATGCCCTACTGTGCAATAGCCCTCAACTATGCAAGACAGATGAAAATGGAGCAAACCACACCAG GAATGCTGTATCAAAGGAGGATCACTGCTGAACACAATCTTCGTAATGAACTTTATCCATTCTATGAGAA GGTGTTTGTGTTTATGGATCCTGCTGTCTTCCCTCTGTCTCTGCTGAGCACACTCAAAGCTGACGTGGAGAGTACAGACCACAGTGGAGACACATTGATCTACAAGCGCAGGGTTATACTACACACAATGCTTGCTGGACTAGGAAAGCAGTGTCACATTGGCCAGCTCACACAGGCTCtagag CATTTAGGTGAAGACCTGGAGCAGCAGTTCCAGGATATAGTCACAATCACTGAGCAGATAATAGAAGAGGGATCTTCTGATTATAATCAGTACAAAAGAAGACTAGAAGAGATTTACCAAGACATCCTGCCTGCTGTTAGTAATG ATCTGTTGTGTCCATCCTCACATGCAGAAGCTCAGCTGCCTAATCCTGAGGTCAGCTTCAATATCTGGACGAAAGAGGATGACATAT GGAATGAGCTGGTTAACTTTGCACTTATGGTTCCTTCGGACCGGAACTCTACGCATCTAGATGAAGATGACTTGAAACGTATCTCTGTCATGTCAACCATATCCACGGACAGTGGCATAGAAGGAGACATTCCCATCTCTGAGTTCTCTTCTTTAATGATGGAAGCTCAGGGTGGACCAGAGGAACAGAGCTGCTCTCAGTCCTCCTACAGGAGACCGTGTGTGAGATGGCCCAAAAGCAGCAACAGAATGATGCTCATGATGGAGGCAATTAAAGGAAGTGGAGGATACAACATCCCTAAAGAGGAAAGGAACCTCACCGCTCGTGTCGTTGTAATGGGAGACGATAGAACGCTAGGGCGGCTAGCCAAGACTTTTCAGACTATAAG AAAAAGAGAAGCACGACATCTTCTACTCACAAAGAGATTGAACATGGAGTTGTATTACATACCAGTCACTGACCAGCCTTCTTCAGCTGTTCAG GAGGGTCTTCCGGTGACTGAGGATATGCTAACACTGGCTGGGTACTTGGGACGTGTGGATCCGTGGTATGACTGTAACATCAACGGTTTAGGGGCCATGATTCTCAAACTGGCCCAAATG TCTAGTCAGAGTGAATCATCAGACCCAAACTCCTTCCTGCTAGATATCATCTCTTACTACACACGTGTCAGCAAACATCCTGTGTATCTCCCCGTCTACTCTGTCAAG ATCTGTTTCTCTGGCATCAGCACCAACACAGTGGAGGAAGTGTTTGTGTCTCAGCTCGCAATGGACTTCCCCGATGTCAAAAGTTTCAGATCCACATTTAAAGATACAATTAAAG GTTCAGTACGGTACAAAAGGAACAACGAACAAGAATTTTATGGTCCAACTGTGTCGGTTAATTATAGAAAG GCCTCAATAAGTGACAGAGAAAAGGAAAGACGAATGTCTTTGACGACATGTGGCATGTTAATCAGTGTCATGCCGTCCTGCACAGCCAAAA GTCTACATAGTGTCAACATAAGTTTTCAAGATATAAATCCTTCAAGGCACAGCACA CCTTCATTCAGAGCAGTTAGTGTCAATATCAGAGTTCTGGAAAAAAGGACGTTCTCTGTGTGTTTGGATAAAGACCCACGTAGAAACTTCAAAAATGTGCAGAG TATTGAGGTTTCTCCATGCTTGGATCCAGGATATTGCCATCAAGCAACTACCAAATCCAAGTACAGTTTAGGAGAGGGAGATGATCCGTCTAGCAAATATCTGAATAAGACCCTCACTCTGCCAATCAACACCTTCTGTGGCATTGAACAATGA
- the LOC127653280 gene encoding major facilitator superfamily domain-containing protein 6-like — protein sequence MGKKAAMQKSKQWNVKGAMRLTSVFHFLQSCGSGCLVPFLTLYFRHLGLTATMTGIIMASKHLLTLVWRPVSSILARQYDKRRTVIVGSLLSSALVVLILLLFPSAGTKAESGRCNASQPSADFTDGSDFTTLESMIIPSQSNVTVYSVNHTTVIMEQPDDLNSTYTPTLVNSSSNWSRRAIRYLRELKEQQEESLHTEFLGSLKAMDAQHQMFFLVLIVIGLWEFMAAPLEWTADDGLYEYLDFVDATDRHKGVTVWKPLGTAVGNGVVGILVTSLYCRTGTVAEFYSYTAFMILTVPTAALLPLYIRKRDRPTSGGFKALQLVHRNSQALLCAITVVLTGIASSAVSDFLLWHMQDHNATEIHMGISLALAHLSQAGFPLYAGHLAGFLKYHGWLLVLAVIALSIQCLYYSFLWDPWSIIPAQILAGFSTGALWWSVAAQCEDIATPGTEETLIRLFEGLPLELGSGLGSLMAGFVMQKFGIKILFQGISVILAVWSITLAALKWKIPRQRRINYSRLLTADTGEISESESDQEKDWLETAMEDDNQKNNWTIAKS from the coding sequence ATGGGGAAAAAGGCAGCAATGCAGAAGAGCAAGCAGTGGAATGTTAAGGGAGCCATGCGTCTGACAAGTGTCTTTCACTTCCTCCAATCCTGCGGCTCTGGTTGCCTCGTTCCCTTCCTCACCCTCTACTTCCGGCATCTGGGACTCACTGCCACCATGACTGGAATTATCATGGCCTCTAAACATCTCCTCACCTTGGTGTGGCGACCGGTCTCCAGCATCCTCGCCAGGCAATACGACAAACGGCGGACGGTCATTGTGGGCTCTTTGCTTAGCTCTGCTTTGGTGGTTTTGATTCTTTTGCTCTTCCCCTCTGCAGGAACCAAAGCTGAAAGTGGGCGGTGCAATGCTAGTCAGCCCAGTGCTGACTTTACAGATGGAAGTGACTTCACCACCCTAGAGAGTATGATCATACCATCACAGTCCAATGTTACCGTCTATTCTGTAAACCATACAACTGTCATCATGGAACAACCTGATGACTTGAACTCCACATATACACCCACACTTGTAAACTCCAGCTCCAATTGGTCAAGAAGAGCGATTAGATATTTGAGGGAACTCAAAGAGCAACAAGAAGAATCTCTACACACTGAGTTTCTTGGGAGCCTCAAAGCAATGGATGCACAGCATCAGATGTTCTTTCTAGTTCTCATTGTGATTGGGTTGTGGGAATTCATGGCCGCCCCATTAGAGTGGACAGCAGATGATGGGCTATATGAATACTTGGATTTTGTAGATGCTACAGACCGTCATAAAGGTGTTACAGTTTGGAAACCACTTGGGACTGCTGTTGGCAATGGTGTGGTTGGTATTCTTGTTACCAGCCTGTATTGTCGTACCGGGACTGTGGCAGAGTTCTACTCATACACTGCGTTCATGATCCTAACTGTACCTACAGCTGCCCTACTCCCACTGTACATCCGCAAGCGTGATCGCCCCACTAGCGGTGGCTTTAAAGCACTACAACTGGTGCATAGGAACTCGCAAGCACTACTTTGTGCAATCACTGTCGTCCTGACTGGCATTGCAAGCTCAGCTGTGTCTGACTTCCTACTGTGGCATATGCAAGATCACAATGCCACGGAAATCCACATGGGTATTTCCTTAGCCTTGGCGCATTTAAGCCAAGCTGGCTTTCCCCTATATGCTGGGCATCTTGCCGGGTTTCTGAAGTACCATGGGTGGTTACTGGTGCTTGCTGTCATCGCTCTGTCCATTCAGTGCCTTTATTATTCTTTTCTATGGGACCCATGGAGCATAATACCCGCTCAAATTCTCGCTGGCTTCAGCACTGGCGCTCTCTGGTGGTCAGTTGCAGCACAATGTGAGGATATTGCCACTCCTGGGACCGAAGAGACTCTGATAAGGCTATTTGAGGGCCTACCTTTGGAGCTGGGATCTGGGTTGGGCAGTCTGATGGCAGGATTTGTGATGCAGAAGTTTGGCATCAAGATTCTATTCCAAGGCATATCAGTTATTCTTGCTGTGTGGAGTATCACTCTAGCTGCACTCAAATGGAAGATTCCAAGGCAGCGCAGGATAAACTATTCACGCCTGCTGACCGCCGACACCGGTGAAATAAGCGAGTCCGAATCAGACCAGGAGAAAGACTGGCTGGAGACAGCTATGGAAGATGACAACCAGAAAAACAACTGGACAATAGCCAAGTCTTAA
- the pik3r6b gene encoding phosphoinositide 3-kinase regulatory subunit 6 isoform X1, with translation MEETFGGVSSIVESSLYHNVHTILRELDCEPQAGSACNKGMLRWTLHNRVERNPSICGPLLNVLIKELEKAERIDSKIRIIPLLHTLAYTVLQSVFIPDNLYHRIYVCLKNLVMLPMPYCAIALNYARQMKMEQTTPGMLYQRRITAEHNLRNELYPFYEKVFVFMDPAVFPLSLLSTLKADVESTDHSGDTLIYKRRVILHTMLAGLGKQCHIGQLTQALEHLGEDLEQQFQDIVTITEQIIEEGSSDYNQYKRRLEEIYQDILPAVSNDLLCPSSHAEAQLPNPEVSFNIWTKEDDIWNELVNFALMVPSDRNSTHLDEDDLKRISVMSTISTDSGIEGDIPISEFSSLMMEAQGGPEEQSCSQSSYRRPCVRWPKSSNRMMLMMEAIKGSGGYNIPKEERNLTARVVVMGDDRTLGRLAKTFQTIRKREARHLLLTKRLNMELYYIPVTDQPSSAVQEGLPVTEDMLTLAGYLGRVDPWYDCNINGLGAMILKLAQMQSSQSESSDPNSFLLDIISYYTRVSKHPVYLPVYSVKICFSGISTNTVEEVFVSQLAMDFPDVKSFRSTFKDTIKGSVRYKRNNEQEFYGPTVSVNYRKASISDREKERRMSLTTCGMLISVMPSCTAKSLHSVNISFQDINPSRHSTPSFRAVSVNIRVLEKRTFSVCLDKDPRRNFKNVQSIEVSPCLDPGYCHQATTKSKYSLGEGDDPSSKYLNKTLTLPINTFCGIEQ, from the exons TTGGTGGTGTCTCCTCGATTGTGGAGTCTAGTCTATATCACAATGTCCACACCATCCTCAGAGAACTGGACTGTGAACCTCAGGCTGGGTCAGCCTGCAATAAAG GGATGTTGAGATGGACACTTCATAACAGGGTGGAGAGAAATCCATCTATCTGTGGCCCTCTGCTGAATGTCCTGATAAAAGAGCTTGAGAAG GCAGAGAGAATTGATTCCAAGATCCGCATTATTCCTTTGCTTCACACACTTGCCTACACAGTCTTACAG TCTGTTTTTATTCCAGACAACCTCTATCACAGGATATATGTGTGCCTAAAAAATTTAGTTATGTTGCCTATGCCCTACTGTGCAATAGCCCTCAACTATGCAAGACAGATGAAAATGGAGCAAACCACACCAG GAATGCTGTATCAAAGGAGGATCACTGCTGAACACAATCTTCGTAATGAACTTTATCCATTCTATGAGAA GGTGTTTGTGTTTATGGATCCTGCTGTCTTCCCTCTGTCTCTGCTGAGCACACTCAAAGCTGACGTGGAGAGTACAGACCACAGTGGAGACACATTGATCTACAAGCGCAGGGTTATACTACACACAATGCTTGCTGGACTAGGAAAGCAGTGTCACATTGGCCAGCTCACACAGGCTCtagag CATTTAGGTGAAGACCTGGAGCAGCAGTTCCAGGATATAGTCACAATCACTGAGCAGATAATAGAAGAGGGATCTTCTGATTATAATCAGTACAAAAGAAGACTAGAAGAGATTTACCAAGACATCCTGCCTGCTGTTAGTAATG ATCTGTTGTGTCCATCCTCACATGCAGAAGCTCAGCTGCCTAATCCTGAGGTCAGCTTCAATATCTGGACGAAAGAGGATGACATAT GGAATGAGCTGGTTAACTTTGCACTTATGGTTCCTTCGGACCGGAACTCTACGCATCTAGATGAAGATGACTTGAAACGTATCTCTGTCATGTCAACCATATCCACGGACAGTGGCATAGAAGGAGACATTCCCATCTCTGAGTTCTCTTCTTTAATGATGGAAGCTCAGGGTGGACCAGAGGAACAGAGCTGCTCTCAGTCCTCCTACAGGAGACCGTGTGTGAGATGGCCCAAAAGCAGCAACAGAATGATGCTCATGATGGAGGCAATTAAAGGAAGTGGAGGATACAACATCCCTAAAGAGGAAAGGAACCTCACCGCTCGTGTCGTTGTAATGGGAGACGATAGAACGCTAGGGCGGCTAGCCAAGACTTTTCAGACTATAAG AAAAAGAGAAGCACGACATCTTCTACTCACAAAGAGATTGAACATGGAGTTGTATTACATACCAGTCACTGACCAGCCTTCTTCAGCTGTTCAG GAGGGTCTTCCGGTGACTGAGGATATGCTAACACTGGCTGGGTACTTGGGACGTGTGGATCCGTGGTATGACTGTAACATCAACGGTTTAGGGGCCATGATTCTCAAACTGGCCCAAATG CAGTCTAGTCAGAGTGAATCATCAGACCCAAACTCCTTCCTGCTAGATATCATCTCTTACTACACACGTGTCAGCAAACATCCTGTGTATCTCCCCGTCTACTCTGTCAAG ATCTGTTTCTCTGGCATCAGCACCAACACAGTGGAGGAAGTGTTTGTGTCTCAGCTCGCAATGGACTTCCCCGATGTCAAAAGTTTCAGATCCACATTTAAAGATACAATTAAAG GTTCAGTACGGTACAAAAGGAACAACGAACAAGAATTTTATGGTCCAACTGTGTCGGTTAATTATAGAAAG GCCTCAATAAGTGACAGAGAAAAGGAAAGACGAATGTCTTTGACGACATGTGGCATGTTAATCAGTGTCATGCCGTCCTGCACAGCCAAAA GTCTACATAGTGTCAACATAAGTTTTCAAGATATAAATCCTTCAAGGCACAGCACA CCTTCATTCAGAGCAGTTAGTGTCAATATCAGAGTTCTGGAAAAAAGGACGTTCTCTGTGTGTTTGGATAAAGACCCACGTAGAAACTTCAAAAATGTGCAGAG TATTGAGGTTTCTCCATGCTTGGATCCAGGATATTGCCATCAAGCAACTACCAAATCCAAGTACAGTTTAGGAGAGGGAGATGATCCGTCTAGCAAATATCTGAATAAGACCCTCACTCTGCCAATCAACACCTTCTGTGGCATTGAACAATGA